gttaTTATACCGTGGTTAAAATTTAATAGGTTTAGTATTCAACCAAACTCTAGCGCGTTAAAGtgttcattaattttattttgctgtgaaaaaaattgtaaaattcaaCTGAAACATcatttttcttcctcttttatCTTTTCCTTTTTTACAAGATCAATTAAAGTGATAAAAGGTCGTTGACTttcttttaaaatgaaaatctcAATTTGAATGAGCTTGATCTCGTTCAATCATGAATATCACACAACAAAACTAAAGAAACTAGACTTGTCTATAATCGAAGCTCTAGAGGATGAAgtaaaatatttcaaagtttATAAACCTACTATTAATAGCTTAACACACATATTTCACAACACATTTGCATAAAGTTCAGCTTTACCCCTCTCGTTCTTTTAAATCACTACATTACCTACtcttaattattaactattagTGCAACATAATATCCAATGTAAACAAAACATAAGAGAATCCTCGTATAATTagaaaacattaaataaaaataataattgatatgCAATCTAGAGAGTAAAACTGGTTAAGCATTTCTTTTACtaataaaactttttaaacttcaattcaattatatcttattatatactatatatttatgcaataattttaagaattaaCATTATGACAACAATATAGCGAAATGTGTTTTGATGTCTTTCTAACGAAATCTACACTTTCATTGCACAGtttttaaactctaaatacaaatattattaagttaaattataatatattatttttaaaataaagtgaaaTATTTTATATGGTATCTTAAATATTTCTTAACTAGtctatatttctttaaaattgttaaaataaaatccttatataattaatgatatttaatttgttccgacaaataaatatataaaattgtcATATAAATGGCaatagaatttattttgaagaaaaaggttaattgatttaattcaaTACTTTTTTAATAGTATTGGATTCATTTCATTTAATAATCAAGTTTAATTGATATATACTGTAATGgtaaaaaaagttttacacaTACATCCTTCTGAATCTCTCCACATAGATAAATTTAAGAACTAATATAGCAACTTGACAAAATGATAAGATATGATTTGATATATGTATGAATAAATTTTTCTGTTGAAAATATATACCAATCAAATCCTTAACCTATATGTACAGTATTAGCAACATTactaataaaaaacataaaaagattTATTAGAAGTTTTCGAATGCAaggtttgaatttaaaatattgagagagaaaaaaagttaaatgcaaaaaaaatgtatgaaaatatttaaatcatatataGACTAATAGAAGTATAAAACTGGTAGGCAGAACTGAACTAcgtatttaattatgttatttatttccACATCAtgtcttaatatttatttgtatttaaaacttactttaaaatcaatattaagatattttaaagaaaattaacaaTGATTTTCCTGTTCTAGTATCAGTTTGgtatttcttcattttatacAAGAACAACAAAGAATAACAGAAATGATATAAAGGTTTGACATGTAAAAGACAGAGAAGGAAGGTGCTATGATTCtttccaaaaacaaaacaaaaggcaTCACAAACAAATTTTGTCggataaaatgataataatgtCACAAAAGACAGAACGGAAGCTACATTCTAATGTCATGTCAGGCAATGCAAATAGTTGACTCTTTTACCCAGCTGACAGCTCTTGTTTCTCACTTCTCAGTAACATAGtgaaaaatcaaacaacaaataaatacatgaaAGGACATTGGCTGAGAAGCCAGCCAAAAGATCAACTTGGTTCCCTTTAGCATTGAAATATTAACCAAAATATCTGAAAACTATACATGCCAAATTGATAACATTGAACAGCTGTGTTCTTCATCTGCAATTACTTGTATCAACAATGTTGTCTTTTGATGCGGCTTGCCATCCTAATCCACCTTATCTTTGCTACCATTTTTTGAAAGTAAGCCAACTACATGCCATCCACACCATGAATTCTGAGGTCTATGCAGTATTGACAAGGCGGTGATTGtgaaaaatatagtaataaaatgGTGCGAGGAAAAAGTAAATGCAGATACATACAATTCATTAAATGAAGGATTCCATTTCTGACTCATGAAAAGCATAATGAATTCAAACAAAGTCATATTCGTAATAATGTGTCATATGTTCAAATATATCACACGTtgtgtaaaaaagaaaaacatcaaatatcatTATTAACGCACTAGGAACCCTATTCCGTTCAGTAAAACTGTTAGCAGAATGGTATCTGATGTGAATGTTGCTAAAAAAGTAAAAGCACACATTTTACAAAAGCCCAAAACATCGACTTCCTCAAATCTTTGGCGACATTCAAACAGGTGCTGCATGCTCTGAGTTGGAAAGGTCATCAAGATCACGCATCCGACGCCTACGGCGATATCTTCTATGCCCTCGATGATGCGTCCCTGATGGTTTGTTTGGGGTATTAGGATGAAAAATCTCCTCCACTGGAGCACCATAGCCAAAAAGACAATCAAGAGGGTCTACCTCTGACACGATATCAGGACCAGGATTTGTCTGCAATGAAATTTgtgaaaaaaaagttatatactGAAACCAAAAACCATCTTATGAAAGAAATCCCATtacaatttatcattttttgatTACGATTGAGCATGCATAGGGGTACATCAACTTTTTATAGCCTAGTTTTTGGTACAATAATTTGTTACAGACACAACCAAGTTATAAAAACCACCATTCAATGAAAACATGACAAGGATATGTCTATCAACATCAATAACATTACCACTGCAAAAAAGGAGTCAGCTTGCCTAAGATTAACATTCTAATATTCTACTCACTATTTCACTCAATTCAATAACTAGAAAATCAAATGAATTCctaattcattaattaattgatgGGAAAGAAAACATTTTCAATGGCCCTTTTAATTGCCTTGGTGTATAGAACATTAGTAATTTCTTCTTTGTTCTCGTTAAAAAGTAATTTAGTTtagtactttatttttatttccatttGGTATCTTCCCAAAGACTGAGAAGTGAATAATTGAACTGAAGTAAATGTCACCAAATTATTTCTTACTAAACTTAATGAATATGCTGTGGTTGAAATAAGTAATGATCAAACCAAAGCTACAACTAAGGGCTAGTAACACCAATAAAAATTCTAGGGAAATATTTTCAAAGCGCACACAGACATTAAGCAGCCCATTGAATAAAATTCAGCTTAGATCAAGTTTATTTTTCGTTAGAACACAGATTGTACTAGAAGATCGTGCAACTTTCTCAGCACcatcatttttaagtttaacaGTCCCTTCCCCAAACACATATGTGATGGGCAAGGTGAAAAATGACCCCAGTGAAGTTTATATTAGAAACTACTTCCATCTAAAGCATCTATATGATTAATTAAAGAGTAAGTATAGGATAGCGTAACAATACTTACAAAAAAATTCTTGGTCTGAAGAGTTGTTCTTTTGCTGTCAGTGATATTTTCAGACTTGCCTTGGGATTTTTCATAGGATTCAGAATATCCTTGGGATTTTTCGTAGGAATCATTTTGAGTGTCTTCTTGCGATTTATCATATGAACCATAATCCTGAGTCCTGCTGCTGCTTCCATTGATTACATTATCGCTAAAAAAATTACGGTATCGCCACCTTAATTTAGGAGTATTAGAGGTTGAATCATCAAAAATCCACTCCGAATAAAAATGCTTAGATATAAGCTGCATTAGCGAAGGATTGTTCTGGTACTTCGTCACCAGTCTGTCATTTAACCACAGTAAAAATACACAAGTGAGAGTATATAATGAAATCAAATCATATGTAAAACAATATGCAGAAAGTAGGTGGGACCACAGAAAATGAATTCATTTTCTCTCCCTTCATCATCCACCCCCACTTTTCTTTTCCAGACTAGGATGTAGTCAGTGATAAAGCTAGCTACATAATTTAAAGGGTGCATGGATCATTCCAACAAAGAACAAAGTAACCACTAGGTGAGAGATTTACTGGTCGCAATACCTTTGCTAAACCCCCCCCCCATGTTGAACCGAAAAATATTCGGACTGTAGATGGGTAAAACTTTGCAGTTCAAATGGATTTAACAACCATGCTATTCTCAATTCACCTGAAACGACCGTCTACTAAGAAATAATAACTCTTTCCTCACTCATAAAACTCATCATTGTCACTTCTACTCTACCAAGTGCATACTAAGGTTTCTTTATCTTACTTGCAATGGGTTGTCTGTATTCCATATAATAAGCTAGTTTCTACTTCTATTCAAACAAAAGAATAGACACTTGACATTGATTTGTCACACACGGGACCTTTGTAGTTTTAGTTCTGCAATCGAATATGGTACACAACACAGTAAACCAAAGCCTAGCTGACTGGCTCTGCTTAACTTATGAATGAGCATTTGTTTTAAGGCGTATTAAGGCATATCGGAAAATATCATAGTAATTGGAACTTATTGCACAAACCAAAAGCGTTCATCAAGTGCAAGCAATTGAGATGAGAAGACAAACATATTTGCTAACTCCTTCTGTAATATACTGCCATCCAGAGTAAGAATATGATCAGCAGAAGAATACAAGGATCTACTGAATACCCACAGTCCAAGGAAACCACCAGCTCCTACAAAAGAATAAAACAACTACCGTGAGGAATGGAGGGAAGTCTTAGTACGCGTACAGATAAGGAATATACATAATTTCTGTTACCTGCTGAAAGGTTTACTCGAAGTGCTGTTCGGAGTTTCCCAGTTGCTGGCATAAAGAAATAATGATTATCGGCATAGAATAAAAGTCACAACAGAGGAAAAGAAATCAACTACGTGGTGTCAGCAATAATGATAATGTGTTGTAACTACAGTAGAATACAAAaatgtaatataaaaatattgctGCCCATTTAGCTCCATAATCAATATTAAGACAACAATGTTGCTGCCCATCACATTCCACAATCAAGAAATTTCatgaattgaaataatattcattGTAAATGAGAACAAGAATCATTAAAGAAACCAAAATCACAAACCTGCCCATACAGCAGCACCCCCAACAAGTGAACTAGCAGTGAAATCCCTCGTAGCTTTTGATTTGNNNNNNNNNNNNNNNNNNNNNNNNNNNNNNNNNNNNNNNNNNNNNNNNNNNNNNNNNNNNNNNNNNNNNNNNNNNNNNNNNNNNNNNNNNNNNNNNNNNNNNNNNNNNNNNNNNNNNNNNNNNNNNNNNNNNNNNNNNNNNNNNNNNNNNNNNNNNNNNNNNNNNNNNNNNNNNNNNNNNNNNNNNNNNNNNNNNNNNNNNNNNNNNNNNNNNNNNNNNNNNNNNNNNNNNNNNNNNNNNNNNNNNNNccctacaaataaaaaaaagatattttgtgaTAAAGCATATAGCATCAACACCAAGTCCAGTTTCAATGAACTTTCACAGCGCAATAAAAGTGAAAGCATTCAATTTTTTAAGGGGAAAGAAAGAACAACCCTAGAAGTAACGAATTGGGGGGAAAAGAAAAGTACCTTTTTGGACATGAGAAGTTGTTCGAGATCGAACAATGCTTCGCCCATTACGTTCTCTTCGATACAATTTCTGCTTCTGTTTCTCTATACGCACAAAAAGGATCAAATGGCTACTTAGATCAATTTGCTctccaaacaaatttttattttaaattgaaatttatttttatcactgAGGCGAccagaaataaattaattaatatcttcGTTAATATAATTTAGATATATAAATGTTCAAATAACTTCAAAcaataagataataaaatattctctTCAAACCATCTTActttacaataataattataattgttttcatctAAAATCACGAATATGACTCGAGAGAGGTGAATATGTTGTCTAGACAATCTATGAGTTTATAGTTATGTTAATATGAGTAAAAATActtgaaaaatacaatttaatgtcaaagtctatttatatataatgtatgataaataatagttaatgaaataattttgagATAGAATAAGCGTCTTTATATTTTGAGGATTAAGTTATCTAATACAATACATGCGACTTTATATTTTGAAGATTAAGTTTTCCAACACAATACATGACTCACTTGCAGTATGATTCTATGATTTTTTTGtccttttataaatattagttataattatttaaattatttgatagagtggtttgaatatttaatttacctattagtttttttttttttagtttcaatttCTTTCTACATGATTTGTTTAGTTGAGTACAAATAGTATCTAGTCTATaatcacataatttttttatatatgtgagTGTGTATACATTGAACTCTTTTACTACTCAATATTTGTATCATATATTCTTGTTTGGTTTGGAGCTTTGCctctaatttttttctaatgaaTTTAGTTGACTAAAAAAAGTAGTAAACTTAAAGGTAAAACTAGTTTCAAGTACGCAATGaaaaatactcatttacttcaaataatttaatacaataattttatgacaatattttttattcatctaTAATCTTTATTAAAATGTTTAAGCTTTGTATTTGATCTCCTTTTAATTGTGAGGATCACTGTCCAATCCTTATTTGTTTTCTAGCCTCCATTGTTAAAGAAATAAAGAGAAAACTATGAGAAACCCTCCTATCTTGTCCGTTTGCTTAGCTTACTTCTATTATATTCTATGAAAATGTTATGGGTTGATTAATGATTTTGCTTATGACTAGTACTGGCCATGTGAATGTTCATGCGCATTAGCAATGCTTAATTAGTAATGTAAGGCAATCCCGAACACATTCCATTAGATGTAtgtagtttatttatttatctatctatcTGCATCACATAATTCAATGGTTagatttactttaaaaaatattaaatttaagattaaatatcacttgtggtcccttaacttgattttaattaattaaatttattagaaaatactgtttaaatacaattttaattttctgaTAACATTTGTAATACacaaagttcaaattttctaaaacacaaGTGTTtcgattttctttttctttgaaacTCAAATTGAATTTAGTAAAAtaccaatttttgtttttgaaaacttaaaatgataaaatagatAGTTTACATAaatctataaatttattttaatttctataaaagtttaaacatgtattttttttacttttagtctCTACAGTATTTTTTGTTagtagttttaatattttatttctaattcgACTCATgagtattatttaaatttttagatgcTTTTTtgcaattatatttaaaatattataaacatttccctaaaaaatatagaactcttaaataatttataatttaaatatgagtttttaaactacaaaaactcaacaaataaaaaaaaaatgaaaatgtaaatttataaattaatttttaaactcATTTCTTGCACATACTTCTATCCTAACACATAAAACATATTTGTAAAATTTGGTAAGATTAGTctcaattttctttaattttattgagattaaaattattaatataaaaatattgtggtaactaaaagacaaataaaataatttacaaaaattaaaataataattatatttattgcaTGTCATATCTAATTTCTAAAACTCCATccaaaacattttaatttttaaaataaaaaatttacttaaaatcGTCCTCCAATTAAATAACACTAAGCTTATGCTCATCAATCATCTCACTAACAAATTTTGATAAGTTGTTTTGTACATcaacataacaaataaaatatcaatatctTTAAAAAGACACAACAATGTGTTTTAAATTatcaaatcatatatttttatatataattaattataatgttTTTCCTCTTTAAATTTCCTCCatcacaatttaaaaataactttatcTATGTCAAATGTTCAACATCCTCATAATATTTCGTAAGTTAAAAACATCATTATAAtctaatttttgtaaataatttagataataaataataaattatggtAAAGCAATCTTatgttttcatttaaaatttagataaagaataaatatatattaacaagtcacataatttttttttgagttaGTTACACatcttttttattagttttcaaattaaagagaCGTATCAAAAACAATACCACCAATTGAATCAAAGGACCCATtctttactaaaaaaaaaaagtatcaacAGAGTAGCTAAAAACCAAGCCCAAAGATTAAGCCCAAGAGGGTTTTTGCGGAATATAAAAGATAGAAACACTCTCTTGTACTCAAACAGAGTACATTAGGGTTTCATTTGTTCCCTCTGCCGTCAGAGCAAGTAGCCGCAACGGTAGGTTGAAGAAGAACAAACAACAACCATGGCGGTCGGCAAGAACAAGAGAATTTCCAAGGGAAAGAAGGGAGGCAAGAAGAAAGCGTTAGTATTCATTCCCTTCACTTTCAATTTTCATCTTGTTTTCTTATTTACCTCTCATTCTGATTTTTGTTTCTATCGTCAATTTGCAGCGCCGATCCCTTTTCCAAGAAGGATTGGTATGATATCAAGGCTCCTTCTGTCTTCCAagtcaagaatgttggcaaaaCCCTTGTTTCCCGTACTCAGGGTACCAAGGTCAGTTTTTTACCCCTTTCTCTTTTATATACTCTAGGTCGTgagtttttgttattaaatCAATTGCATATCGATTAAATTTTTGAGATTTGGTCATGTAGTTTAGTTATTCTAAGTTGGATCTCTATCTAGTGGTACATCTGTGTGGTTGCAGTTTTTTGAGTGACTATGTTTTTTTGATTATATTGTCTTGTTGCTTTAAGATAGATTGGTAATAGGTTTAGATTGTGATTTCTTAGTGTGTAATATTGTTTAGGGTTTACTTTTTTGTTGTAAGTATGGTGAATTTGATGCACCTGTGAATGGTGTTGCTTGTTATTGTAATATAGATGATGACCTAAGTGGTTTTATGTTACAGATTGCTTCTGAAGGACTCAAACATCGTGTGTTTGAGATCTCATTGGCTGATCTTCAAGGTGATGAGGATAATGCTTTCAGGAAGATTAGGTTGAGGGCTGAAGATGTTCAGGGCAAGAATGTCCTCACCAACTTTTATGTATGGTTCTGACTCTACATTTTTATTAAGCTGTTTGTTGTCTTGCATGGTTTCAGTTAGATGAATACTTCGTTCAATCTGTAGGGTATGGATTTCACCACTGACAAGCTCAGGTCTTTGGTCCGTAAATGGCAAACTCTCATTGAAGCTCATGTGGATGTTAAGACCACTGATAATTATACCTTGAGAATGTTCTGCATTGGCTTTACCAAGAGACGCAGTAACCAAGTGAAGAGAACCTGTTATGCTCAATCCAGCCAGATCAGACAGGTACATTCACTACATTGATATTTG
This region of Cicer arietinum cultivar CDC Frontier isolate Library 1 chromosome 8, Cicar.CDCFrontier_v2.0, whole genome shotgun sequence genomic DNA includes:
- the RS3A gene encoding small ribosomal subunit protein eS1 (The RefSeq protein has 1 substitution compared to this genomic sequence), which encodes MAVGKNKRISKGKKGGKKKAADPFSKKDWYDIKAPSVFQVKNVGKTLVSRTQGTKIASEGLKHRVFEISLADLQGDEDNAFRKIRLRAEDVQGKNVLTNFYGMDFTTDKLRSLVRKWQTLIEAHVDVKTTDNYTLRMFCIGFTKRRSNQVKRTCYAQSSQIRQIRRKMREIMVNQATSCDLKELVRKFIPEMIGKEIEKATSSIYPLQNVFIRKVKILKSPKFDLGKLMEVHGDYSEDVGTKVESPADETVVEGTPEIVGA
- the LOC101513230 gene encoding uncharacterized protein, giving the protein MGEALFDLEQLLMSKKVLFFSPQFVTSRVVLSXKSKATRDFTASSLVGGAAVWAATGKLRTALRVNLSAGAGGFLGLWVFSRSLYSSADHILTLDGSILQKELANILVTKYQNNPSLMQLISKHFYSEWIFDDSTSNTPKLRWRYRNFFSDNVINGSSSRTQDYGSYDKSQEDTQNDSYEKSQGYSESYEKSQGKSENITDSKRTTLQTKNFFTNPGPDIVSEVDPLDCLFGYGAPVEEIFHPNTPNKPSGTHHRGHRRYRRRRRMRDLDDLSNSEHAAPV